One Setaria italica strain Yugu1 chromosome I, Setaria_italica_v2.0, whole genome shotgun sequence DNA window includes the following coding sequences:
- the LOC101786642 gene encoding STOREKEEPER protein, with translation MSFRRRRRNSPSPIPSRSPSRSRSRSRSRSKTPPPNLRPNAAALSSTPTSAGADFAAASDSDADAGGGRGRVSSPRRRDRKGAPRDRLDSDADADASAGGRAPSPRRRRKRSPSFHSDSDADAGGRVPSPRRNRERTPRLHSDSDSDNSAAAAGSEDDGAGAGDASSLPRARRSSRIETSNIKPVSTRPMEAPRRAPAGSSQRRSKRRHSSPGRASPEHQKRPPRVWSPEDEITILSALVECRAKKGQLPASIQDTGKVHSQISGQLTANASTTQLSDKVRRLKHKYKLLFTRARNGRDPDLPTQHERDVYELSKKVWGFKSGDILGGSHAYEDTGDAESNEEQEIEESDDAMENGWEHHERPGKKPKAFRFENGNGNALAAVGRASHGNGSGRDDAEKGKQMYPYLWEAVAELSKEHPSGPIFRKAFGVLEKSKAQAMEEKLRKFRMSEIRQQLHRMDLMKETMRMVLDALEGSY, from the exons ATGAG cttccgccgccgccgccgcaactccCCGTCCCCGATCCCCTCCCGCTCGCCGTCCCGGTCCCGATCCCGATCCCGATCCCGCTCCAAGACCCCTCCCCCCAACCTCCGCCCcaacgccgccgcgctctcctccacccccacctccGCGGGGGCCGACTTTGCGGCCGCATCCGACTCCGATGCCGAtgcaggcggcggccgcggccgcgtctCGTCCCCTAGGCGCAGGGACCGCAAGGGTGCCCCCCGCGACCGCCTCGACTCCGATGCGGACGCCGACGctagcgccggcggccgcgccccaTCCCCGAGGCGCCGCCGCAAGCGCTCCCCCAGCTTCCACTCCGACtcggacgccgacgccggcggccgcgtgcCGTCCCCGAGGCGCAACCGCGAGCGCACCCCCCGCCTCcactccgactccgactccgacaactccgcggcggccgccggctccgaggacgacggcgccggcgcgggcgacgccTCGTCGTTGCCCCGCGCGCGTCGTTCCTCCCGCATCGAGACCTCCAACATCAAGCCCGTCAGCACGCGCCCGATGGAggcgccccgccgcgcccccgccgggTCCTCCCAGCGCCGCTCCAAGCGCCGCCACAGCTCCCCGGGGCGGGCCTCCCCGGAGCATCAGAAGCGCCCTCCCCGGGTTTGGAGCCCTGAAGACGAGATCACCATACTGAGTGCCCTCGTTGAGTGCCGTGCCAAGAAAGGCCAGCTCCCGGCGTCGATTCAGGACACAGGCAAGGTACACAGCCAGATTAGTGGTCAGCTCACTGCTAATGCGTCCACTACCCAGCTTAGTGATAAGGTTAGGCGCCTGAAGCATAAGTACAAGTTGTTGTTCACCCGTGCAAGGAATGGACGGGATCCTGACTTGCCAACGCAGCATGAGCGTGATGTCTATGAACTTAGCAAGAAAGTATGGGGATTTAAGAGTGGTGATATCTTAGGAGGATCTCATGCATATGAGGATACTGGAGATGCGGAGAGCAATGAGGAGCAGGAGATTGAAGAGAGTGATGATGCTATGGAGAATGGGTGGGAGCACCATGAACGGCCGGGCAAGAAACCAAAGGCATTTAGATTTGAAAATGGCAATGGCAATGCACTTGCGGCTGTGGGTAGGGCTAGCCATGGCAATGGTAGTGGGAGAGATGATGCTGAGAAGGGAAAACAAATGTACCCTTACCTGTGGGAGGCTGTTGCGGAGCTATCGAAGGAGCACCCGAGCGGACCAATATTCAGAAAGGCATTTGGTGTACTTGAGAAGTCAAAGGCACAAGCTATGGAGGAGAAGCTGCGGAAGTTCAGAATGTCAGAGATAAGGCAACAGCTGCATCGGATGGACCTGATGAAGGAGACAATGCGGATGGTGCTTGATGCACTGGAGGGTTCATACTGA